One window of the Candidatus Nanopelagicales bacterium genome contains the following:
- the rpmF gene encoding 50S ribosomal protein L32 has protein sequence MAVPKRKTSRSNTRHRRSQWKTAAPALVTCDRCRSPKLAHTACPTCGTYAKRQVLDV, from the coding sequence GTGGCCGTCCCGAAGCGGAAGACCTCGCGCTCCAACACCCGGCACCGCCGGTCGCAGTGGAAGACCGCCGCCCCCGCGCTGGTGACGTGCGACCGCTGCCGCTCGCCGAAGCTGGCCCACACCGCCTGCCCGACGTGCGGCACCTACGCCAAGCGCCAGGTCCTCGACGTCTGA
- a CDS encoding YceD family protein yields MLDTRELGRRAGSMRTVSRTVPAPADLGIAVAAIPEGSDLELDLRLESVIEGVLVSGAARAHVVGECARCLDRVEWDETVDVQELFEYPDSDAYGRRVDDDEDDEPRPRLEDDLVDLEPVLRDAVVLALPLAPLCRDDCPGLCPECGARLADDPGHRHDQVDPRWAALSGLLDTPAAGDAADDDEKED; encoded by the coding sequence GTGCTCGACACCCGCGAGCTCGGCCGCCGTGCCGGGTCGATGCGGACGGTGTCCCGGACCGTGCCGGCTCCGGCGGATCTCGGCATCGCGGTGGCCGCGATCCCTGAGGGATCCGACCTCGAGCTGGACCTGCGGCTGGAGTCGGTGATCGAGGGGGTCCTCGTGTCCGGCGCCGCCCGGGCCCACGTCGTCGGCGAGTGCGCGCGCTGCCTCGACCGGGTGGAGTGGGACGAGACGGTGGACGTGCAGGAGCTGTTCGAGTACCCCGACAGCGACGCGTACGGCCGCCGGGTCGACGACGACGAGGACGACGAGCCGCGGCCGCGGCTGGAGGACGACCTGGTCGACCTCGAGCCGGTGCTGCGGGACGCGGTGGTGCTGGCCCTCCCGCTGGCCCCGCTGTGCCGGGACGACTGTCCGGGCCTGTGCCCCGAGTGCGGGGCTCGCCTGGCCGACGACCCGGGTCACCGGCACGACCAGGTCGACCCGCGCTGGGCCGCCCTGAGCGGGCTGTTGGACACCCCCGCCGCGGGCGACGCGGCGGACGACGACGAGAAGGAAGACTGA